Proteins encoded in a region of the Podarcis muralis chromosome 6, rPodMur119.hap1.1, whole genome shotgun sequence genome:
- the LOC114594727 gene encoding uncharacterized protein LOC114594727 isoform X6, with protein MLSAILHGTLEAVLGGPQKEEDREELKRRFRLLLGSLPMEAPNSGTLLQLLSDLRGQALGETGEAQTPAASSISLLLAVARRFPQVRMTVIRPDLACFWRRLKEDDIIIEDMYSVQTSGSAGHQREATGTSVMILTSAP; from the exons ATGCTCAGCGCCATCCTTCACGGGACCCTGGAGGCtgttcttgggggcccccaaaaggaGGAGGACAGAGAG GAACTGAAGCGGCGCTTCCGGCTCCTGCTGGGGAGTCTCCCGATGGAAGCCCCCAATTCTGGCACCCTTCTCCAGTTGCTCAGT GACCTCCGAGGACAGGCCCTTGGCGAAACTGGGGAGGCTCAAACACCAGCGGCCAGCAGCATTTCTCTGCTTCTGGCCGTGGCGCGGAGATTCCCCCAAGTCAGA ATGACAGTAATTCGGCCAGACCTGGCCTGCTTCTGGAGGAGACTGAAAGAAG ATGACATCATCATCGAAGACATGTATTCAGTGCAGACCTCGGGCTCcgctggacaccagagagaggccactgg
- the LOC114594727 gene encoding uncharacterized protein LOC114594727 isoform X2, whose amino-acid sequence MLSAILHGTLEAVLGGPQKEEDREELKRRFRLLLGSLPMEAPNSGTLLQLLSDLRGQALGETGEAQTPAASSISLLLAVARRFPQVRMTVIRPDLACFWRRLKEDDIIIEDMYSVQTSGSAGHQREATGRQQFSRSWPASGQVQKVVSPTPWGQRSPFSLVCLKVCTQDSPLRSSCWESCRTCSLPGRPFPPGVPEEDQHREGHFQRLLGGLHFGHGQRNRPHNFPGHPRRKE is encoded by the exons ATGCTCAGCGCCATCCTTCACGGGACCCTGGAGGCtgttcttgggggcccccaaaaggaGGAGGACAGAGAG GAACTGAAGCGGCGCTTCCGGCTCCTGCTGGGGAGTCTCCCGATGGAAGCCCCCAATTCTGGCACCCTTCTCCAGTTGCTCAGT GACCTCCGAGGACAGGCCCTTGGCGAAACTGGGGAGGCTCAAACACCAGCGGCCAGCAGCATTTCTCTGCTTCTGGCCGTGGCGCGGAGATTCCCCCAAGTCAGA ATGACAGTAATTCGGCCAGACCTGGCCTGCTTCTGGAGGAGACTGAAAGAAG ATGACATCATCATCGAAGACATGTATTCAGTGCAGACCTCGGGCTCcgctggacaccagagagaggccactgg AAGACAGCAGTTCAGCCGGAGCTGGCCTGCTTCTGGCCAAGTCCAAAAGGTGGTGAGCCCCACACCTTGGGGACAGCGAAGTCCCTTCTCCCTTGTTTGCTTGAAGGTCTGTACCCAAGACTCACCTCTCAGGTCTTCTTGCTGGGAGTCCTGcaggacctgctccctgcctggcaGGCCCTTCCCACCTGGTGTTCCTGAAGAGGATCAGCACAGAGAG GGGCACTTCCAGCGCCTGCTGGGGGGTCTCCACTTTGGACATGGGCAGCGCAATCGTCCACACAACTTTCCAGGCCAtcctagaagaaaagaataa
- the LOC114594727 gene encoding uncharacterized protein LOC114594727 isoform X5, translating to MLSAILHGTLEAVLGGPQKEEDREELKRRFRLLLGSLPMEAPNSGTLLQLLSDLRGQALGETGEAQTPAASSISLLLAVARRFPQVRMTVIRPDLACFWRRLKEDDIIIEDMYSVQTSGSAGHQREATGLLNLQLLELKVEI from the exons ATGCTCAGCGCCATCCTTCACGGGACCCTGGAGGCtgttcttgggggcccccaaaaggaGGAGGACAGAGAG GAACTGAAGCGGCGCTTCCGGCTCCTGCTGGGGAGTCTCCCGATGGAAGCCCCCAATTCTGGCACCCTTCTCCAGTTGCTCAGT GACCTCCGAGGACAGGCCCTTGGCGAAACTGGGGAGGCTCAAACACCAGCGGCCAGCAGCATTTCTCTGCTTCTGGCCGTGGCGCGGAGATTCCCCCAAGTCAGA ATGACAGTAATTCGGCCAGACCTGGCCTGCTTCTGGAGGAGACTGAAAGAAG ATGACATCATCATCGAAGACATGTATTCAGTGCAGACCTCGGGCTCcgctggacaccagagagaggccactgg ACTTCTGAATCTGCAGCTCCTGGAACTCAAAGTGGAAATCTAG
- the LOC114594727 gene encoding uncharacterized protein LOC114594727 isoform X1: MLSAILHGTLEAVLGGPQKEEDREELKRRFRLLLGSLPMEAPNSGTLLQLLSDLRGQALGETGEAQTPAASSISLLLAVARRFPQVRMTVIRPDLACFWRRLKEDDIIIEDMYSVQTSGSAGHQREATGRQQFSRSWPASGQVQKVVSPTPWGQRSPFSLVCLKVCTQDSPLRSSCWESCRTCSLPGRPFPPGVPEEDQHREVCHLSGLVFARLLQNSSQDSTSLLSSFSTGTEGALPAPAGGSPLWTWAAQSSTQLSRPS, from the exons ATGCTCAGCGCCATCCTTCACGGGACCCTGGAGGCtgttcttgggggcccccaaaaggaGGAGGACAGAGAG GAACTGAAGCGGCGCTTCCGGCTCCTGCTGGGGAGTCTCCCGATGGAAGCCCCCAATTCTGGCACCCTTCTCCAGTTGCTCAGT GACCTCCGAGGACAGGCCCTTGGCGAAACTGGGGAGGCTCAAACACCAGCGGCCAGCAGCATTTCTCTGCTTCTGGCCGTGGCGCGGAGATTCCCCCAAGTCAGA ATGACAGTAATTCGGCCAGACCTGGCCTGCTTCTGGAGGAGACTGAAAGAAG ATGACATCATCATCGAAGACATGTATTCAGTGCAGACCTCGGGCTCcgctggacaccagagagaggccactgg AAGACAGCAGTTCAGCCGGAGCTGGCCTGCTTCTGGCCAAGTCCAAAAGGTGGTGAGCCCCACACCTTGGGGACAGCGAAGTCCCTTCTCCCTTGTTTGCTTGAAGGTCTGTACCCAAGACTCACCTCTCAGGTCTTCTTGCTGGGAGTCCTGcaggacctgctccctgcctggcaGGCCCTTCCCACCTGGTGTTCCTGAAGAGGATCAGCACAGAGAGGTCTGTCATTTGTCTGGACTTGTCTTTGCAAGGCTCTTGCAGAATTCCAGTCAGGACTCtacctctcttctctcttctttttccacgGGAACTGAAGGGGCACTTCCAGCGCCTGCTGGGGGGTCTCCACTTTGGACATGGGCAGCGCAATCGTCCACACAACTTTCCAGGCCAtcctag
- the LOC114594727 gene encoding uncharacterized protein LOC114594727 isoform X4 translates to MLSAILHGTLEAVLGGPQKEEDREELKRRFRLLLGSLPMEAPNSGTLLQLLSDLRGQALGETGEAQTPAASSISLLLAVARRFPQVRMTVIRPDLACFWRRLKEDDIIIEDMYSVQTSGSAGHQREATGSWNSKWKSRGMRTDW, encoded by the exons ATGCTCAGCGCCATCCTTCACGGGACCCTGGAGGCtgttcttgggggcccccaaaaggaGGAGGACAGAGAG GAACTGAAGCGGCGCTTCCGGCTCCTGCTGGGGAGTCTCCCGATGGAAGCCCCCAATTCTGGCACCCTTCTCCAGTTGCTCAGT GACCTCCGAGGACAGGCCCTTGGCGAAACTGGGGAGGCTCAAACACCAGCGGCCAGCAGCATTTCTCTGCTTCTGGCCGTGGCGCGGAGATTCCCCCAAGTCAGA ATGACAGTAATTCGGCCAGACCTGGCCTGCTTCTGGAGGAGACTGAAAGAAG ATGACATCATCATCGAAGACATGTATTCAGTGCAGACCTCGGGCTCcgctggacaccagagagaggccactgg CTCCTGGAACTCAAAGTGGAAATCTAGAGGAATGAGAACCGATTGGTGA
- the LOC114594727 gene encoding uncharacterized protein LOC114594727 isoform X3 — translation MLSAILHGTLEAVLGGPQKEEDREELKRRFRLLLGSLPMEAPNSGTLLQLLSMTVIRPDLACFWRRLKEDDIIIEDMYSVQTSGSAGHQREATGRQQFSRSWPASGQVQKVVSPTPWGQRSPFSLVCLKVCTQDSPLRSSCWESCRTCSLPGRPFPPGVPEEDQHREVCHLSGLVFARLLQNSSQDSTSLLSSFSTGTEGALPAPAGGSPLWTWAAQSSTQLSRPS, via the exons ATGCTCAGCGCCATCCTTCACGGGACCCTGGAGGCtgttcttgggggcccccaaaaggaGGAGGACAGAGAG GAACTGAAGCGGCGCTTCCGGCTCCTGCTGGGGAGTCTCCCGATGGAAGCCCCCAATTCTGGCACCCTTCTCCAGTTGCTCAGT ATGACAGTAATTCGGCCAGACCTGGCCTGCTTCTGGAGGAGACTGAAAGAAG ATGACATCATCATCGAAGACATGTATTCAGTGCAGACCTCGGGCTCcgctggacaccagagagaggccactgg AAGACAGCAGTTCAGCCGGAGCTGGCCTGCTTCTGGCCAAGTCCAAAAGGTGGTGAGCCCCACACCTTGGGGACAGCGAAGTCCCTTCTCCCTTGTTTGCTTGAAGGTCTGTACCCAAGACTCACCTCTCAGGTCTTCTTGCTGGGAGTCCTGcaggacctgctccctgcctggcaGGCCCTTCCCACCTGGTGTTCCTGAAGAGGATCAGCACAGAGAGGTCTGTCATTTGTCTGGACTTGTCTTTGCAAGGCTCTTGCAGAATTCCAGTCAGGACTCtacctctcttctctcttctttttccacgGGAACTGAAGGGGCACTTCCAGCGCCTGCTGGGGGGTCTCCACTTTGGACATGGGCAGCGCAATCGTCCACACAACTTTCCAGGCCAtcctag